A single Argentina anserina chromosome 7, drPotAnse1.1, whole genome shotgun sequence DNA region contains:
- the LOC126801510 gene encoding uncharacterized protein LOC126801510 produces MYRSAAKRLFNSLGAPLRKSCSNRVIQLCPLQSLISHSRYSTTVDSEPFVSQNPTYAHSTSSTADHTQKPRVEYQDEQAHVLQASLHHVIKLGWSEAAMIAGARDVRVSPSIVGSFPRKEAALVEFFMDDCLQRLTDTIESSTEELRSLIPSERTSKLVRIRLEMQAPYISKWPQALSIQAQPVNVPTSFKQRALLVDEIWHGAGDDASDFDWYVKRTVLGGIYSTTEIYMLTDNSPNFCDTWAFLDDRVKDSFDLKKTIQEATYLAEAVGAGMGTSLQGFVKSVIRK; encoded by the coding sequence ATGTACAGATCAGCAGCAAAGCGGCTTTTCAATTCCCTTGGCGCACCCTTGAGAAAGAGTTGCAGCAACCGTGTGATTCAGCTCTGCCCGCTTCAGTCCCTAATCAGCCATTCTCGTTATTCCACCACTGTCGACTCTGAGCCCTTTGTTAGTCAAAATCCTACTTACGCACATTCCACGTCATCAACAGCCGATCACACGCAGAAACCAAGAGTAGAATACCAAGATGAGCAAGCTCACGTGCTCCAAGCCTCACTTCATCATGTCATAAAGTTGGGATGGAGTGAAGCAGCTATGATTGCTGGTGCAAGGGATGTTCGTGTGTCTCCTTCAATTGTGGGATCTTTCCCAAGGAAAGAGGCTGCCCTTGTTGAGTTTTTCATGGATGACTGCCTGCAAAGGCTCACTGATACAATTGAATCCAGTACAGAGGAGCTGAGAAGTTTGATACCCAGTGAACGGACCAGTAAGCTTGTCAGAATTCGCTTGGAAATGCAGGCCCCCTACATATCAAAATGGCCTCAAGCTCTTAGTATCCAAGCGCAGCCAGTGAATGTCCCCACAAGTTTTAAGCAGAGGGCACTGCTTGTTGATGAAATATGGCACGGTGCTGGCGATGACGCCTCTGATTTTGATTGGTATGTGAAGCGGACTGTCCTTGGAGGAATATACTCCACAACTGAGATCTACATGCTTACTGATAATTCCCCAAATTTTTGTGATACATGGGCATTCTTGGATGATCGGGTGAAAGATTCTTTTGACTTGAAGAAGACCATTCAAGAGGCAACATACTTGGCAGAAGCAGTTGGTGCTGGGATGGGGACCTCGTTGCAAGGATTTGTGAAGAGCGTAATTCGGAAGTAA
- the LOC126801511 gene encoding uncharacterized protein LOC126801511 isoform X2 produces the protein MERWVVDISEWNPSPRDFSFALSLLPPAEQSSVTRYVREEDRKRGLVSRLLQYALVHQVLAIPYHHILINRTSQGKPYLECGGDVCLDFPNFNFNVSHHGDYVALASEPLCLVGVDIVSLVSPQGETVPEFLQSFSSYFSSFEWHNICTAGTNHDMLVEFYRYWCLKEAFVKAIGSGLADDLDKVEFHHSCWENISVHIRGKAASDWRFWLQELGIHCQGSSKISFWKLHENFKTNGI, from the exons atggagagATGGGTTGTGGACATATCGGAGTGGAACCCATCTCCCAGAGACTTCTCGTTTGccctctctcttcttcctcctgcCGAGCAATCCTCTGTAACCAG GTATGTGCGGGAGGAAGACAGGAAACGGGGACTAGTGAGCCGGCTGCTTCAGTATGCACTTGTACACCAAGTCCTGGCCATTCCATATCATCATATTCTCATTAACCGCACCTCTCAAGGCAAACCTTATCTG GAATGTGGGGGCGATGTATGCTTGGATTTTCccaattttaatttcaatgtCTCGCATCATGGTGACTATGTGGCTTTAGCATCTGAACCTTTATGCCTTGTGGGGGTTGACATTGTCTCCCTTGTCAGTCCTCAGGGTGAGACAGTTCCAGAATTCCTTCAAAGCTTCTCCTCATACTTTTCAAGTTTTGAATGGCATAACATTTGCACTGCTGGTACAAACCATGATATGCTGGTTGAGTTTTACAG ATATTGGTGTTTGAAAGAAGCTTTTGTCAAAGCAATTGGGAGTGGATTGGCAGACGATTTGGACAAAGTGGAATTTCATCACAGTTGCTGGGAAAACATTTCGGTTCACATTCGGGGGAAGGCTGCGAGTGACTGGCGCTTTTGGCTTCAAGAGTTGG gtATCCATTGCCAAGGGTCATCCAAGATCAGCTTCTGGAAGTTACATGAGAACTTTAAGACAAACGGAATTTGA
- the LOC126801511 gene encoding uncharacterized protein LOC126801511 isoform X1, giving the protein MERWVVDISEWNPSPRDFSFALSLLPPAEQSSVTRYVREEDRKRGLVSRLLQYALVHQVLAIPYHHILINRTSQGKPYLECGGDVCLDFPNFNFNVSHHGDYVALASEPLCLVGVDIVSLVSPQGETVPEFLQSFSSYFSSFEWHNICTAGTNHDMLVEFYRYWCLKEAFVKAIGSGLADDLDKVEFHHSCWENISVHIRGKAASDWRFWLQELGKNHLVSIAKGHPRSASGSYMRTLRQTEFDEKEYHAALHLPNVGFVSRTVEQLIKVLHKAPVHHT; this is encoded by the exons atggagagATGGGTTGTGGACATATCGGAGTGGAACCCATCTCCCAGAGACTTCTCGTTTGccctctctcttcttcctcctgcCGAGCAATCCTCTGTAACCAG GTATGTGCGGGAGGAAGACAGGAAACGGGGACTAGTGAGCCGGCTGCTTCAGTATGCACTTGTACACCAAGTCCTGGCCATTCCATATCATCATATTCTCATTAACCGCACCTCTCAAGGCAAACCTTATCTG GAATGTGGGGGCGATGTATGCTTGGATTTTCccaattttaatttcaatgtCTCGCATCATGGTGACTATGTGGCTTTAGCATCTGAACCTTTATGCCTTGTGGGGGTTGACATTGTCTCCCTTGTCAGTCCTCAGGGTGAGACAGTTCCAGAATTCCTTCAAAGCTTCTCCTCATACTTTTCAAGTTTTGAATGGCATAACATTTGCACTGCTGGTACAAACCATGATATGCTGGTTGAGTTTTACAG ATATTGGTGTTTGAAAGAAGCTTTTGTCAAAGCAATTGGGAGTGGATTGGCAGACGATTTGGACAAAGTGGAATTTCATCACAGTTGCTGGGAAAACATTTCGGTTCACATTCGGGGGAAGGCTGCGAGTGACTGGCGCTTTTGGCTTCAAGAGTTGGGTAAGAATCATCTG gtATCCATTGCCAAGGGTCATCCAAGATCAGCTTCTGGAAGTTACATGAGAACTTTAAGACAAACGGAATTTGATGAAAAGGAATATCATGCAGCACTTCATCTTCCAAATGTAGGATTTGTCTCGAGAACTGTAGAACAACTAATTAAGGTTTTACACAAAGCCCCTGTACATCATACCTAG
- the LOC126803462 gene encoding uncharacterized protein LOC126803462, giving the protein MLCCIVFIGSTSVGFYRWPMLARQRVTLPQISVQPRLKFDFISSGKFHSGGIGYRGRKIKLKTIISVCATNAFVVADDKTYRNKQIISITPQLYDYILESVREPEVTQLELLIFVLVFDTNTFIGTSYFSVSPDQAQLLAMLVKIHGAEKCVEVGVYTISFSHLSNLQLLACLLVYKVKNVRRLFHYKPIVTENMQIKK; this is encoded by the exons ATGCTCTGTTGCATTGTGTTTATAGGGAGCACGAGCGTGGGGTTTTATCGGTGGCCTATGTTAGCTCGTCAAAGGGTGACTCTTCCGCAAATATCTGTGCAACCACGACTGAAGTTTGATTTTATTTCCTCTGGGAAGTTTCATAGCGGTGGCATTGGCTACAGAGGACGCAAGATCAAGTTGAAGACGATCATAAGTGTTTGTGCCACTAATGCATTTGTTGTTGCTGATGATAAAACGTATAGGAACAAGCAGATTATCAGTATTACTCCGCAGCTTTATGATTACATCCTTGAGAGTGTACGAGAGCCAGAGGTAACTCAACTCGAActgttaatttttgttttggtgttcGACACCAATACGTTCATTGGGACCTCATATTTTTCA GTGTCTCCTGACCAGGCACAACTGCTTGCAATGCTTGTGAAGATTCATGGGGCAGAAAAGTGTGTTGAAGTTGGTGTATATACAATATCCTTTTCTCATCTTTCAAATCTTCA ATTGTTGGCTTGCTTACTTGTGTATAAGGTGAAGAATGTGAGAAGATTGTTCCATTATAAGCCAATTGTTACAGAAAATATGCAAATCAAGAAATAA